One part of the Solanum dulcamara chromosome 3, daSolDulc1.2, whole genome shotgun sequence genome encodes these proteins:
- the LOC129883190 gene encoding probable folate-biopterin transporter 8, chloroplastic isoform X1, with protein MICLVGSSGNPLLPNVQDFRKIQSFTCCQQENHPSTKKTCSVVSSGNPLLPNVQKFRKIQSLSCFQQQNPSTKNNINKPWKPKSHLIKTLEPPQVEKVYPLNKVKKKVFFEEKNGFLSQMGSQCMAILCGVGYSVQGFRCFPWLALNFHMAYGMNMHPSTLQLVQIFGTLPMVAKPIFGILSDAVYIGGAHRIPYISLGVFLQVLAWGQLALTSAASEALPALMACVLLSNIGASITEVAKDALVAEYGKKNKMPGLQSYAFIASAAGGILANLIGGYFLLKTQQPKLMFLAFSAVLALQLVVTSATREGSLGLAQSSNYSVVREPITEIFRKQYSDLMVAVTDESIARPLIWIVMSILAVPVLSGSIFCYQTQCLNLDPSVIGMSKVIGQLLLLSLTVFYDRFGKRIPMRKLIGIVQITYAASLLLDLVLVKQLNLKLGISNEWFALCFSGLAETIAIFKLLPFHVLFASLAPPGFEGSLMSFLASALCFSSVFSGVLGVSLATFLGITPGNYSSLHIGILIQFVAALLPLGWLSYVPMAQPAAEKEKKRGQSKRTRKYRRVGRVVDSFYSYRRKRESDLDETPLLTK; from the exons atgatttgttTAGTAGGTTCTAGTGGAAACCCATTGTTACCCAATGTTCAAGATTTCAGAAAAATCCAATCTTTTACATGTTGTCAGCAGGAAAATCATCCTTCCACCAAGAAGACTTGTTCAGTAGTTTCTAGTGGAAACCCTTTATTACCCAATGTCCAAAAATTCAGAAAGATTCAATCTTTATCATGTTTTCAGCAGCAAAATCCTTCCACCAAGAACAACATTAACAAACCATGGAAGCCCAAAAGTCATCTGATAAAGACATTAGAACCCCCACAAGTTGAGAAAGTTTATCCTCTTAATAAGGTCAAGAAAAAAGTGTTCTTTGAGGAAAAGAATGGGTTTTTATCTCAGATGGGGAGTCAGTGTATGGCAATTTTGTGTGGGGTTGGGTATTCGGTACAGGGGTTTAGATGTTTTCCTTGGTTGGCTCTTAACTTTCATATGGCTTATGGAATGAATATGCATCCATCAACATTGCAGCTTGTGCAGATTTTTGGGACTTTGCCTATGGTTGCTAAGCCTATATTTGGAATTCTGTCTGATGCTGTTTATATTGGTGGTGCTCATAGAATACCTTATATTTCCCTTGGAG TTTTCCTCCAGGTTTTGGCATGGGGTCAATTGGCATTAACCTCAGCTGCGAGTGAAGCTCTTCCTGCTCTTATGGCATGTGTTCTTCTCAGCAACATTGGAGCGTCCATCACAGAAGTTGCCAAAGATGCTCTTGTGGCTGAAtatggtaaaaaaaataaaatgccGGGTCTACAGTCTTATGCATTTATTGCTTCAGCTGCTGGTGGAATTTTAGCTAACTTGATCGGAGGATATTTCCTACTCAAAACACAGCAACCTAAGCTAATGTTTCTAGCCTTTTCTGCTGTACTTGCTCTGCAATTAGTAGTAACCTCAGCTACCAGAGAAGGGTCCCTTGGTTTAGCTCAATCATCAAATTATTCCGTTGTTAGGGAACCAATCACGGAAATATTTAGAAAACAGTATTCGGATCTTATGGTAGCAGTTACAGACGAAAGTATTGCTCGTCCTCTTATATGGATTGTTATGTCAATTTTAGCAGTCCCGGTCCTGTCCGGGTCTATCTTTTGTTATCAGACACAATGCCTAAATCTTGATCCATCAGTTATAGGGATGTCAAAGGTGATAGGCCAGTTGCTGCTTCTTTCCTTGACAGTCTTTTATGACCGGTTTGGCAAAAGGATTCCAATGAGAAAACTGATTGGTATTGTGCAGATAACATATGCTGCTTCTCTTCTTCTTGACCTTGTACTTGTTAAGCAGCTTAATCTCAAATTGGGAATTTCGAATGAATGGTTTGCTCTGTGCTTCTCGGGTCTAGCAGAAACTATTGCAATATTTAAGCTCTTACCATTCCATGTGCTGTTTGCAAGTTTGGCTCCACCGGGGTTTGAAGGATCTCTCATGTCTTTCTTGGCATCAGCTCTGTGTTTTTCATCAGTATTTAGTGGTGTTTTAGGTGTTTCCTTGGCTACTTTCCTTGGTATAACGCCTGGTAACTACTCGAGTCTGCATATTGGGATTCTTATCCAGTTTGTTGCGGCGTTGCTACCACTGGGATGGCTCAGTTATGTCCCTATGGCTCAACCTGCAGctgaaaaggaaaagaagagaGGTCAAAGTAAAAGGACGAGAAAATATAGAAGGGTAGGGAGAGTAGTTGATTCGTTCTATTCTTATAGACGCAAAAGAGAATCTGATTTAGATGAGACTCCATTGCTGACTAAATGA
- the LOC129883190 gene encoding probable folate-biopterin transporter 8, chloroplastic isoform X2 produces the protein MLFILVVLIEYLIFPLEVLAWGQLALTSAASEALPALMACVLLSNIGASITEVAKDALVAEYGKKNKMPGLQSYAFIASAAGGILANLIGGYFLLKTQQPKLMFLAFSAVLALQLVVTSATREGSLGLAQSSNYSVVREPITEIFRKQYSDLMVAVTDESIARPLIWIVMSILAVPVLSGSIFCYQTQCLNLDPSVIGMSKVIGQLLLLSLTVFYDRFGKRIPMRKLIGIVQITYAASLLLDLVLVKQLNLKLGISNEWFALCFSGLAETIAIFKLLPFHVLFASLAPPGFEGSLMSFLASALCFSSVFSGVLGVSLATFLGITPGNYSSLHIGILIQFVAALLPLGWLSYVPMAQPAAEKEKKRGQSKRTRKYRRVGRVVDSFYSYRRKRESDLDETPLLTK, from the exons ATGCTGTTTATATTGGTGGTGCTCATAGAATACCTTATATTTCCCTTGGAG GTTTTGGCATGGGGTCAATTGGCATTAACCTCAGCTGCGAGTGAAGCTCTTCCTGCTCTTATGGCATGTGTTCTTCTCAGCAACATTGGAGCGTCCATCACAGAAGTTGCCAAAGATGCTCTTGTGGCTGAAtatggtaaaaaaaataaaatgccGGGTCTACAGTCTTATGCATTTATTGCTTCAGCTGCTGGTGGAATTTTAGCTAACTTGATCGGAGGATATTTCCTACTCAAAACACAGCAACCTAAGCTAATGTTTCTAGCCTTTTCTGCTGTACTTGCTCTGCAATTAGTAGTAACCTCAGCTACCAGAGAAGGGTCCCTTGGTTTAGCTCAATCATCAAATTATTCCGTTGTTAGGGAACCAATCACGGAAATATTTAGAAAACAGTATTCGGATCTTATGGTAGCAGTTACAGACGAAAGTATTGCTCGTCCTCTTATATGGATTGTTATGTCAATTTTAGCAGTCCCGGTCCTGTCCGGGTCTATCTTTTGTTATCAGACACAATGCCTAAATCTTGATCCATCAGTTATAGGGATGTCAAAGGTGATAGGCCAGTTGCTGCTTCTTTCCTTGACAGTCTTTTATGACCGGTTTGGCAAAAGGATTCCAATGAGAAAACTGATTGGTATTGTGCAGATAACATATGCTGCTTCTCTTCTTCTTGACCTTGTACTTGTTAAGCAGCTTAATCTCAAATTGGGAATTTCGAATGAATGGTTTGCTCTGTGCTTCTCGGGTCTAGCAGAAACTATTGCAATATTTAAGCTCTTACCATTCCATGTGCTGTTTGCAAGTTTGGCTCCACCGGGGTTTGAAGGATCTCTCATGTCTTTCTTGGCATCAGCTCTGTGTTTTTCATCAGTATTTAGTGGTGTTTTAGGTGTTTCCTTGGCTACTTTCCTTGGTATAACGCCTGGTAACTACTCGAGTCTGCATATTGGGATTCTTATCCAGTTTGTTGCGGCGTTGCTACCACTGGGATGGCTCAGTTATGTCCCTATGGCTCAACCTGCAGctgaaaaggaaaagaagagaGGTCAAAGTAAAAGGACGAGAAAATATAGAAGGGTAGGGAGAGTAGTTGATTCGTTCTATTCTTATAGACGCAAAAGAGAATCTGATTTAGATGAGACTCCATTGCTGACTAAATGA
- the LOC129883191 gene encoding putative pentatricopeptide repeat-containing protein At3g49142, producing the protein MIIFSAIRILNFSTKTQCLYTSSTANFSDLLQLSIESQSLKDAQKVHAKILHLGLDQNSVIATKLVSAYFACQNPLDSQLVFDTVEHKSEYLWNILINGYAKNKLFGKSIKLFNQMCKSEVTPDEFTFSGIVKVLAELEDVVSGKVVHGRGVRNGVVLDTIVANSFMAMYSKCGVFQDSLKVFDEMPQRNISSFNVVISGYMGVKEKVLEDKLWEFVKDMQFEGWKFDAFTVSTLLSLCGEVKENWHYGKELHCYVVKTGLESDLVVSSDVHLECCLIDMYSKSFRVELGRRVFDRLGHRNVFAWTAMINGYVLNGDFDEALLLFKSMQVEGVEPNKVSLISILPACCSFDRLKGGKQIHAFSTRRGLNHEVSLCNAFIDMYSKSGSLSCARRVFEHDCVTKDAISWSSMISAHSCHGNGQGAVILYEKMLQHGMKPDRITVVGVLSACARSGLVDEGIRIYNLAVNDYDLEPTLEMCACIVDMLGKTGQFDRALNFIKTMPMQPGPSIWGALVNASAIHGNSEVHDLAYRFLIQMEPENPSNYVSLSNLYASSQRWDVVAQVRTMMKDKGLKKFPGCSWISVNTVTHSFYVADKSHPCSVVIYEMLDQLILAMKRDANSVGFEDTVKVYE; encoded by the coding sequence ATGATAATCTTCTCAGCAATCAGAATCTTGAATTTTTCAACTAAAACCCAATGTCTTTACACTTCTTCAACTGCTAATTTCAGTGACTTGCTTCAGCTTTCCATTGAATCCCAATCTCTAAAAGATGCCCAAAAAGTACACGCCAAAATCCTTCACCTTGGACTTGATCAAAACTCTGTTATAGCAACCAAACTCGTCTCTGCATACTTTGCTTGCCAAAACCCACTTGACTCTCAGCTTGTTTTTGACACTGTTGAACACAAAAGTGAATATCTTTGGAACATATTGATTAATGGGTATGCAAAAAATAAGTTATTTGGGAAAAGTATTAAGCTTTTTAATCAAATGTGTAAAAGTGAGGTCACCCCAGATGAGTTTACCTTTTCGGGTATAGTGAAAGTTTTGGCTGAATTAGAGGATGTTGTTTCTGGGAAAGTTGTTCATGGGAGGGGTGTGAGAAATGGGGTTGTTTTAGATACTATTGTAGCCAATTCTTTTATGGCTATGTATAGCAAATGTGGGGTTTTTCAAGATTCTCTGAAGGTGTTTGATGAAATGCCGCAAAGGaatatttcatcttttaatgTTGTAATTTCAGGGTATATGGGTGTAAAAGAGAAAGTTTTGGAAGACAAATTGTGGGAGTTTGTGAAGGATATGCAGTTTGAAGGTTGGAAGTTTGATGCATTTACAGTTTCGACGCTTCTTTCTTTGTGTGGAGAGGTGAAGGAGAACTGGCACTATGGAAAAGAGCTGCATTGCTATGTTGTGAAGACTGGATTGGAGTCAGATTTAGTTGTTTCTTCTGATGTTCACTTGGAATGTTGCTTGATTGATATGTATTCAAAAAGTTTCAGGGTAGAATTGGGTAGGCGGGTTTTTGATAGGTTAGGGCATAGAAATGTTTTTGCTTGGACAGCAATGATCAATGGTTATGTGCTGAATGGAGATTTTGATGAAGCTTTGCTACTCTTTAAATCCATGCAAGTGGAAGGTGTAGAACCCAATAAGGTATCGCTTATTAGTATCCTACCTGCTTGTTGCTCATTTGATCGTTTGAAAGGCGGAAAACAGATTCATGCATTTTCAACTAGGAGAGGGTTGAATCATGAAGTGTCTCTATGTAATGCTTTTATCGATATGTATTCTAAGTCAGGATCCTTGAGTTGTGCACGACGAGTCTTTGAACATGATTGTGTTACCAAGGATGCCATATCATGGAGTTCGATGATTTCTGCTCACTCTTGCCATGGTAATGGTCAAGGTGCTGTCATTTTGTATGAGAAAATGCTTCAACATGGGATGAAACCAGATAGGATTACGGTTGTTGGGGTTCTCTCTGCTTGTGCTAGGTCAGGGTTGGTTGATGAGGGCATCCGGATATATAATTTAGCTGTAAATGATTATGATTTAGAACCAACTTTGGAGATGTGTGCATGTATTGTGGATATGTTAGGTAAAACAGGCCAATTTGATAGAGCATTGAACTTCATCAAGACCATGCCTATGCAACCAGGTCCTAGTATTTGGGGTGCACTTGTGAATGCCTCTGCAATCCATGGAAATAGTGAGGTACACGATTTAGCATATAGGTTTCTTATTCAGATGGAACCCGAGAACCCCTCCAATTATGTGTCTCTTTCAAATTTGTATGCTTCTTCACAGAGATGGGATGTCGTTGCTCAAGTGAGAACAATGATGAAAGATAAAGGGTTGAAGAAGTTCCCTGGTTGTAGTTGGATTAGCGTTAATACTGTAACTCATAGCTTTTACGTTGCTGACAAGTCTCATCCTTGTTCTGTTGTGATTTATGAAATGCTGGATCAACTCATCTTAGCAATGAAGCGAGATGCTAATAGTGTTGGCTTTGAAGATACTGTGAAGGtttatgaatga